From a region of the Castanea sativa cultivar Marrone di Chiusa Pesio chromosome 10, ASM4071231v1 genome:
- the LOC142611666 gene encoding protein LIFEGUARD 2: MWDRPFQKSDVEAGARPLYPMMLESPELRWAFIRKIYSILTVQLLVTIAVAATVVSVPPISLFFVSSGAGLALYIVLIITPFIVLCPLFYYHQKHPVNYVLLGIFTVSLALAVGLTCAFTSGKVILESVILTTVVVVSLTLYTFWAARRGHDFNFLGPFLFGAVLVLMVFAMIQILFPLGKLSVMIYGCLASIIFCGYIVYDTDNLIKRYSYDEYIWAAVSLYLDIINLFLSLLTIFRAADT, from the exons atgtggGACAGGCCATTTCAGAAGAGTGACGTGGAGGCCGGAGCGAGGCCTCTGTACCCAATGATGCTTGAAAGCCCGGAGCTCCGGTGGGCCTTCATTCGCAAGATCTATTCGATCTTAACCGTCCAATTGTTAGTCACAATAGCCGTTGCCGCAACAGTCGTTTCTGTCCCTCCGATCTCTCTCTTCTTCGTCAGCAGTGGGGCCGGCCTCGCTCTCTACATCGTACTCATCATCACTCCCTTCATCG tgttatGTCCCTTGTTTTATTACCACCAGAAGCACCCGGTGAATTACGTATTACTTGGGATTTTTACCGTCTCGCTTGCCCTTGCGGTTGGATTGACTTGTGCATTTACCAGTG GGAAGGTTATATTGGAATCCGTCATTCTAACAACTGTAGTCGTTGTGAGTCTCACTCTATACACATTCTGGGCAGCAAGGAGAGGCCATGATTTCAACTTCCTTGGACCCTTTTTGTTTGGTGCTGTGCTTGTTCTTATGGTCTTTGCAATGATTCAG ATTCTGTTTCCGCTGGGTAAACTATCTGTGATGATCTACGGGTGCTTGGCATCAATCATATTCTGCGGGTACATTGTTTATGACACAGACAACTTGATCAAACGCTATTCCTATGATGAGTACATCTGGGCTGCCGTCTCCTTGTATTTGGATATCATCAACCTCTTTCTATCTTTGCTAACTATTTTCAGAGCTGCTGATACCTGA